GCATAAATACAAGCTGTATGTACTATAGtacttgtaaaataaaatagttgtaCAAAAGATGTTGTTTTATGGATATGCTTTTGCATTCATGGAATGTCTTTAATATTAGTGTTGGTAAAactattcttattatttatatggaatcatgtcaaaataaatatttttatcaaaatcattacaaatatattttcatcCTTGTTCTGATCCAATTTATTGATAAATACATATAAAGCTAGTTTCATGGCAACACATCCAACCAGGGCATGAACAGAAATTTCCAttagaaagaaaaagaatgtACTATTTCTTGATCCCAGTATATATACAGatacactcttttttttatattaaatattttattaatacattatattcCGTTCAAAACTCCAGAGTTCCAGGACTCTTTACAATAAAGTTAGAATGTTCTTTCATCTGTACTGTACATTCAAGACACTGAACCACTGTTTAATACATCTCGAGGGAAAAAAGGAAGAGGTCAGATAAATATCACATCATCTGTATTGCACGTAGTCCTTTAATGAACATGAAAAGGCAACTATTATATAAAAACGTCTTTAAAAGACACTAAAATGTTTCTGCTAATCCTTTACAAAACAATAGGACTCGATAATAACTAATTTAAACAGATGTATTTATGAATGGGCGAACAATCGTGAATTGCTCGAAGGGAATAGACTGTTGGAATCTCCATTTGGGGAGAATCATGTGTCCCTGTTGGCGTCCTTTGGGAAGGTCTGTATCCAGATAGGGTCACAACTTCCTGAgcatacaaaacacaaaacaggaTATGGCTTGAATCTCTGGGTGCAAATACAATGGCTACCAGTAGAAAACGCCACCAGAGTTTTTATAGCTGTAGTGCTTATATAGATAATGCAGGTTCTAGTCCGGCATGCAACATGTTCTGATTGCATTTCCTCTTGCCTTTCTGTTGTATTTGTCCAATGCAAGTGGCAAACCCCTAAACAATTTCTACCATCAAAGCATCACACTGATGATCAATGGTGCATTTTATGGAATAATTAGATTAGCATTATcatgtttaaaatgcaaagtgacctttttaaatgtatatcaatATATACATATGAAACAAATCACcacatttatataaaaagagCTTGACATAAATGGTCAGTATTTTAATACACAAAACATTGCTTGTTATGCCAGACTGCAAGTCCCTCCAACTGGAAAGATATGCAAAGCAGAACATGAAATGTTCAACATCACAGTTGAGTAGGCTTTATACTCCGAGGCACATTTAAGATGTCTTCACCGCTCCTATGAGTCCATTAGTCCGTCAAGCTCTCCCATAAGTCCCTTGTGATGATTCCTACTGTAAACATTTGATTTGAAAGAACATAGATGTCTGTGTAGTAATTTGACTTATCACAATACTGTCTTTTCCATTTCTTAAGTGCAATTCAGTTCTGCAGTAGTCATTTTCTTGCAGCGTAATTGTCCTCTTAATATGTACAGGCAGCAACAATTTCATGCAGAACTAATACTAAATCAGAGAAGAATTACAATCGCAAACATTTAGCGACAATGGACTACTACTCTGAAGAGTGATTTTATAGCTTATTTAAGAGCAACAAAAACAgcaagagttaaactgtgtcactTCTTCTGTTTATAATattgaaaaagtattttataaaataatttttaagtgaTAAAATAGGGCAAGGGCAATGTTTATGCATGCAATTGTGCATccatgaacaaaaaaacaaagtaatttaaaaaatattttttttatggctcCTACTTGTCCCAATATAACCccttaaaatgaataattcaccTAAACATGAAAAGTTActtaaaatttactcaccctcaggccatcaaatatgcagatgagtttgaattttgtattgcatcacttgttcaccaatggatcctctgcagtgaatgggtgccgtcagaaagaaagtccgaacagctgataaaaaccattggtgagcaaattatgTAGCTAAGGCTAAATTTATCTACATCttgtatggcctgagggtgaattcgatttcagcaaatttttattttagggtgaacGATTCCATCAAAGGTCATGGTTTCCTCAGTAAATATTggagacaaaatgtaaaaatattaaagcatttCTCAGATACGCTTTGGTAGGCCAACTTAAAAACTACTAAGTCAGAAGGTAATGACTGAGGTAGGGGGCATGGCACAGACCTTACTAAAAATAGCCATGTTTTCTATTTCTCCCTTTAGTGTGGGGAGAGATTCCCTGGAGATaatcaaagatgaaaataaacagCAATCACCCAAATTATTTCGCACTGAAGCATGCTGGTTAACAATATTAGACGTACACTCCAAGATAGACTAAATGGTGTTTATCAGATTGAAAAACTCCCACTACATCTAGTAAACATGTgctagatgacagacagacgtAGATCTATTGTCATTGCTTTCATAATACATTCAGCAGGCACGCCGGAGACTCCCGGTGTGGATTCTCCTGGGAATGCTGTCTCTAATCTGATCGGCAGAGCGGCAGAGTGTGCGTTCTTTAGCTCCTGAAGAAACACAGTGAATCTACGGCTCAGAGTGAGTAGGATTGCCACTTCTGTTTGTTTAGGTAACTGACTGCTGCTAGATTTGTCCATTTCTGAGGCATCAATTGCACGCAAAAACAGCTGGAAAacaaacaactgtttttttttttaacacttgttATCTCTCCAAAGCATGTTggagaacattttaaataaattacaataaaaaaaggcTAGACATTTACAGAGATCCCTACTGAAAGTTTCAAATCCCCAATATTGCAGTATACTCTGAGATTTGTGTATTTGCTCAAAAGATGATCTCGGATAAGCATGATAGGATAAGATTGAGCCTAAAGCTGTGCTTACGTGCATTTAAAACTTTCTGTTAGATATCTCTTATTAAATAAAGCTTCCTAGAACTTTCCAATAGACCTGTTGTCTGGTTCAAAAGAAATGTTTGCTCTGCAGTGTGTGCTAATTTTAGCTAATAAATTGCTTCTAGAataacacacttaaaaaaaacgtcatcttacatttttaaacaaaagtgGCTATTTCCAAAATTTCAAGATCATTTCCTCAGGATCTGGGAATCACTTATTGGCTGTCTCTTAAGTGTATCCCAGATTCTCCATCTCGCTACGGTAGCGTTGCTCGGACACTCTGCTTTTATGCTGCTTGCTCTCCAGGTGTAAACGAAACTCTGCTTCCTCACTGGCTCCCGAGTTACACATTGAGCAATAGAACTGCCCGCTGGGTGTGACACACATCGCAAGGTCTCGTGGGATACGCTGCCTCGGCCGGGGGTTGTAGTAAGGGCCTGAAACAGCACAGGAAACATGTCAGGTCATGTGAATAAATTAAACTTCAAATTAATGGTTACATGACTAAGCAGATATTATAAGGTGATGAAATACACATTGAAATGGAAACGCTTATTTTCATGTTTACTctaccttaatttttttttttttagaaattaattattcTATTCAGCAAAGGTGCATCAAACTGAtcaaaaataagattaaacatttaaaatgttacaaaagatacaattttaaataaatcaaatttataaTCCATTAATACATCAACTGTTAAtttaaatgttctattcatcaaagaaccctaaatcaatgtatcacggtttccatgAAAATTTTAAGCATTACAACTGTTTCtaacattggtaataataagaaatgtttcttgcatAGCAAAACAGCagattagaatgttttctgaagaatcatgtgacactgaagactggagtaatgatgctggaaattcagcttcacattaaaggaataaattacattaaagacattacattactttttaaatgtaataatatttcataatataacagtttttgctgtatttttgtatttattttgtatgtattttctttttttaatatagtcTAAgagaaaaaatcttactgaccccaaacttttgaatggcagtataTATGTacaagaataaataaagaaaaaacaagcaTGACCAGATTATACAAACCCATTATGTTGgaaaataactatatttaataCATGCATAATTCAGAACTGAACTGAAAATGctttttcaatttcaattaacTTACTGAATTTGCATTAAATTTGAAACAAGGTAAGCAGGattcaaattataattataatttaaagtggAATTTAAGTTGTGCACAAAAACTCCCAGTGGCACCTGTAcaaatttgcatttaatttacatgttttattacattagaaaataattattttaattacattttgaggAAGAAAACCTCATTTTCCCAACCCTGGCACACACACTTTGTGGCTCATCATGGGTCTATTCTGCAGGATACAATGAGAGCAGATGACCCTCACACAAGGGAAACATCAGCCCTCTTCCTGCACACCTCAGTGTAGAGAGACACACTGGTTCAGCAAATTCACATTCGCCAGATAAAAGTCTAATGATTAACCTTAAGCATTTTAATtcatagaaatataatttttgaaaaagtgcttatttagttatttttacatttacaaaaaaatatcagaatatttAGAATGCAAAGGTGTGTGTTTTCGTGCATATGTGAGGACAGGATCACGGGGCAAAGGGGGCATGTTTGTGATTGAGATCTGCCATCGTGTGGGTGACGTTCATGAGCTCGGGCTGACGTGGGGTGGAGTATCGGCTTACAAAGACCAAAGCCTTGGCGTCTGGCCTGCATTTAGCGAGACTAGCATTAGCACAGGCCTGCAAACTAACACGCGCAGCTGCCAAGCACTCTGCTGCCAAAACACTGATCACAAATGGAGGCTTTGCACCATAGCTTGCACCACTGAGCAGAAATCGGGGCAAGATCAAATGATGACAAAAATCCATCTCTCCTAAAGTATAGGTTGAAATCAATCTGTGTGGACAGTACCTGGCATGGCAGTGTTGTTCTGAACCCTACGGTTCTTCATTAATCGGTACTCGTATCCTTCTTTCCGTGGCCGTCTCTGAGTGTTGGACAAGTCTCTGGAAAACacagtaaaagaaaacatgaattACCACTAATAATGGATGAGCAATTCAATTTCTATTATTTTAACTAAACCACTGTATCTAAGATTAATCATGAAGAGAAATACACTTTAAATCAAAGCCAAGATAATCAAGAATTCACAGTATTAAAGTGACATTAAAACTTTATTGATTTATAAACAAATGAATATTAAGtcaatacatttttgttactttcttTGTTATGTATGTTGATGTCACAGCTTGCACACAATTGCTACGCAAAAAGCTGTGCATGCTCATGACTCTTAAGCTCTGCCCACAGCATGCCGCCAAGAGCTTGTTTTTGGAAAGAAGAGTAAAGCTTTAACTTTCCTTTACAAATCTGATAAAACCAAAGACTCCTCTAAGATATGAAAGGTGcggtactactctataggtactcaagatttacATGAGATTAGAAGAAACTATGTGTGTTATGTCCCCTTTAACTACAAAAATgctttctaaaaatgttttatatattggaAAATCACATGTATATCCATTCAAATAACAATACATTAGGACAACACTGCTATAAAATAACACTATTTAACTAcaaaaatgcttactaaaatttTTTCATATGTGACCGCAAAACCAGTCTTGGTCACtgtggtatatttgtagcaaaagccaaaaatatattgtatgagtcaaattgatttttttcttttatgtcaaaaatcataaggacattaaataaagatcatttagtaaatttcctactgtaaatatatcaaaacttttttgtttagtaatatgcattgctaagaagtcatctggacaactttaaaggcgattttctcaatatttagatttaattttgcatcctcagattccagatattcaaatagttgtatctcagccaaatattgtcctatccaaaCAAAccataaataaatggaaagcttatttattcagctttcagaagagttataaatctcagttttgaaaaattgaccctaatgactggttttgtggtccatggtcaaaTATATAGAAAGATTACACATATATCCATAAATATAACATTACAATACAACAATATTGCtgcaaaataacaatatttacttacaAACATGCTCTCTAAAATATCTGAATATATAGAAAAATGCTACTCAAAGACTTCTGTGAATATTTGAGTTATAATGCAAATGAATTGTTGGATAATTCAAACTTAACTCAAAATTTAAATCAGACACAATATGAAACAACACTCTCATGCTTGCAAATAACAAGCAAGTACGGatcatgaaattatttaaatgacaaatatatataatgaataataataaagataaataaataaataaaacaatgctcattttaatgacattcaaCTAGTGgtcaaatgaaaataaagcaaTTTAATCTCTAAGATCCTGAAGAATAAATTGTATATCGCTAACAAAAATCACTGTggatatataatgtattttcatCCAGACCTGCTGCTtactaatttgttttgttttgaattattAAGGATTCAAACCTAGTTTAACTAGCAATAGACATGTTTGCTCAGACACAATCAGACGTTTGGAGTGAAACAGGATGTATCTTCCTGGGTTTGTTATCAGAACCGCCCAACTCTGGCCACAGTGGCATTAAAATGAGCGCCCCACTTATCAATGCAAAAAACAGCCTGCAGATTAAGTTAACAGGAAAACCTCCTCCTCCATTCAAAACTACTAACTAGTTGATGCATAATGTGCACATGGATTTCCTTTTGATTAAGATCTATATCCTAGATATATTTTAACTTCCTGTAACTATTTTCATATCAACTACCCACAAACCCCTCTCAATATATGTAACAATAGGGGTCATGACTTCAGGTTTTGATCCCATTTTTGCCTCTGATATCACCCCCGTGACCAACTGCATAACTGATGtctcataaaaaaatttaaaaaagacacCACCCACAAACATTCAAGGCTTTTCCAAGTTGAACTGTTGTGTTATGTGGGAGCTCATGGGTGTGACAGACTCACAAGGACGTGGCGTTCTGCTGCGCCTCGGCCAGCCGCAGTCTTTTGGCGTGGTTCTTGCCCTGGTAGTGTGCCTGGGCCACAGCGGGGGAGCTGAAGGAAGCGTCACACAGCTTGCAGTAGTCATTTTCTGTGGCCAGTATGACTCTGCTAGCGCCCTTAGAGACTGGCTGCAGATGGGACAATGACAGTAGAGCTTTTAGAAAGAGTAGAGCGGGGTGTGCATCTACAGGCATGTCTTTGATTACTATCCCACCGGACTCAGTGAATGGATGCTGGCAAAGTGACACTGCATGATCAAACTGCACTTAGGTGCCAGATAGGGCTGGAAGGATAAAGTTACCTAAATCTAAATATCTTGATCATTTTAacctttttgatgatattcaatatataatatacagtgtatataaacaactgttgaaaagttttttttttaaagaaattggtaATTTTAATAAGCAAGGACGCTTTAAgttaaagtgacagtgaagacatttataatgtaacaaaatatttcaaaatacttaaaataaatgctgttcttttgaacttctaaTCATCaaatatcctgaaaaaaaataatcatggtttccacaaaaattttaaGCTGCACAACTGAACAGTGATAATCATTCCCTACAGAAAAACgtgaattttttttgtgattgttgcgggcaaaaatccttgattttgcggcacgttttcttaaaaaaatgcgatggaatatgcaggatatttttgcaattttatgcgaggaattgcgtgaacttgcaaaaactacggtttgatgaaaaagagaaaaaaggtgattcccccaacacctttttctcactaggctactaccttaacgcaacatttttcaactttctgctaacatATACGTTTTTTACAagttttttgcaatgaaaatacagggattatgaaataatgctagccccgcatattttgcttcctgaaatcggcaatttatgcagcAAAAGAGCGccgtattttaaaaaaatgcgaccccgcataaatatgcggcctttggctgattatgcattaaatcaagcgatcgcataatcgtgtttttctggagggactggataataatagtaataatagtaataataattcttaagctgcaaatcagcatatttaaataatttctgaaggattatgtgacattggagactggagtaatgatcacaggaataaattgtagtaatatttcacaatattactattacaatattattattaatgtttctactgtatttttatcaaataaatgcttcatTGGTGAACTTGGGAGACTGCTTTCAAATTCACCATctctaatgtaatttttttggtgtttattttagAGATGCTACTACAACAAAcgacaaaaacaatcaaaaacttaaaaaagattcaaaaccTCTTCATCTGCCACTGGTCAGACAAACAGGTAGCTCCGCCCCAAATTCAAATTCACCAATACCATTATGTTCGGCCGAGGTGGACAATCCAACCATTTGCGATTCTGTATGATGCTGCTATTGGCAAATAAATGACACgtgtgtcacatgacaaaaaagtataaataatctATTGATGTGCATTTACAATGTTGCTTTATTTTTTCATCGTCCAGCCCTATTCCCAaacagcttgaaaaaaaaaaacacagaaatgcaCCAGATAAGAGTCATAAGTACCTGGTTGGCAGTCGCGTTTGCAGAATCTGTGGGTGGAGTGGCTGAGGGTTGCTGGGAAACTGGCTCTACTACCTCTGCTATTCTAATGGGAGGTGGCTGCTGGCTGCCAGCATAAAAATTGCGCAGCTTCTTACTGTGGTTTTTCCCCTATAGACAAAACAATGAATTGATTACATGCTTTCTTCTTAATTGCAGCAGAGatttaaacaagaaaaacaaataccTGAAAGAAACCAAAACCAAACCACATGTAAAAACTCCAGATTTGTTAACATACAGTAATGCCACCTTTTTGACATAAACACAGCTTTGTGCAATTATGTACTATTTCTTCATCTTATTTACATACCCATAAACATAATATAAGTTTTAGATTACCTGATAATGTGCCTGAGCTTGTTGGGCAGAGTTGAGAGTGACGTTACAAAGCTTACAGTATAGAGGCTTGCAGAGCTCCTCCAGAGTGGCTTCCTGGTCAGCACCCACCGCCCGGCCGTCTTCTTCAGGGGGCTTGGGACTGAGGACGGGGGGTGCTGGGATGGGCAGGTTGGGTGGCAACTGGAGGTGAGGGGGCGGCTTTATGGCTAGAGGAGTGCAGTGTGGGAAACGCAAGGGGTCTGGCGGCATCATCATCAGCGGGGGACTGAGGTTTTGGATCGGGGTCATGGCCTGGAAGGGCTGAGGCGGCTGATGACATAACAAGCTAAGAGGTGGTTTTAAAACAGGGTCCGGACCTGGAAGCCAAATGACAGAATTTAGGTATCAGAATGAGAATCTGAACTTTAAATGCCTGAAAAACCTGAAAATGTGCTTCTCTTGTGGAATCTTGTTTCTTCTCTTTTGATGACTTAGGCAGAAAGTCAAGCCTCaccctctattttttttttccattgaatACTGTAGGAACACAATACTGAAGTAAACTCTATTGCATCTTCCAGTTCACTCAGACTTCAATACCCATTTTTCACTATTaggaaccttttgtgcaatggaaagtttccatggatgcaCAGGTTTCTTAATGGAACAATATTTTTAATAGTGAAGGATGAGATGAGATGTAAAGGCCACATACATTTTTAGTTCAGCAAATTAGCTATTTTAAGATACTATATCTTCACGCAGCAAGAGTAAATCTTTGCAGTATGGCCTTCTGTGGATCTGATTAGGGCTGACTCCTGTCTCCTGAACTCAGTGCACGTTCGGTGCTCCGGCAGATCTGAGGCCGAGCAAGTGGGGGGTGGAAGAGGCAGCTGTTTCGTGGCTGTGTGATATATTTCCAGTCTATCAGTTCCGACGGGATCATGACAACAATGATTCAGCTGACCAAAATAGACATAAGAATGCGCCAAATGGTTCTGTTTCCGGTTGCCTGGACGGTGTCGGAATTAGAAAGGCACTTCTTGGAATTCTTAAATAGCATAATGTTTATCTCCATAAATGGAGCTGTTAACATATTTTCATTTCCtgtgttttattttcaataaaaatggttTCTAAACAGGTTTCCCAAATGTCATCCCTGTCCCCATATGTTTGGTAAATTTGTTAATCCCACCCCACAAACTGTCATAATTGGTTTAGTCAGAAGTTGGATGGCACATTTAAATCAAAGCTGATCGTTTTTATGGAATATcgcagtgtttattataaatatttacagcCCGTTCACACCAGGAGCAGTAATGTTAACTATAAATACAAAGATAACTATATTGGCATCCACACCAGCgaacaataaataaaagataaccTTGTCTTACTCTCTGCATCATCATTTGCACTATTAAAAAGATTTCAATGGCCTACCATTTTACATTCTCctcatttcttctcattcttcaTCACTTCACATATCTCTTGGTCATCAGAGAATACAAGTCCAGAAATAGGTTTAAGTGGAACCTACAGTCCCAACTCAAGGTCAGGGACACATACCTGCTCTCCATTCAGATTACATATACTGTTTTTTAGAAGCAATGCAAAGTTTAGTTGGAGTACGAAAACAAACATCTGAACTTTCATCAGACTTAGGGAGGATTGTTCTCGTTGGGCAACTATAATGCAAGGTATGCAGGGCACATGAGAAGGTAAAACAGTACTAGCACTCAACACTGCAAAACACTTCCAAGCTGTTCATGCATTGTACATGCATTGTTCTTTGACAGCATCAGATCAGACAGATCAGATCAGAATAAATGCATTACATGCCTGGTTGCTCTCTGTTCTTAAGGGACATTCTGCATTTCTAAGTTCACGATTAAGATCATCACACATTTTGTCTTTCTGTATTATCTTATAGAATTCAGTGCATTACCAGAGCTGTACAGTGTCTCACCAATTATAAAAAACACTTTAACACTTCACCCATGATTTGCAGAGTGCTCTCATATGTGAAATACATAGACATTTAGCATTTTATGTCCTTTATGGCCTCGCTAATTATACTGCTAAAGAGTCAtcttaaataaaatcacatttgtaaCCTTGTGTTACCTTGTGTTTTGTGAGGACATGGGCTGCAAATTGTGACTTTATGGACTCCTGTTGGGAGGATTAAGCAAAAATCGTAACTCATCTTGCATGTCCCTCATACTCTTTTCTGCATAATTTTCTATTTAAGGAATAAGCTTCACATTTGTCCACGCTCTGTTAAAAAGCATATATTCAAAAAGCttgcatgatttattttatattttttgagcTAAGTTGAGCTAAGGCAAACACATAAAATGCAGAGATTAAATAGTATATAATCACATAGAAATAGAGTGGGATAGCAAAGAAATAATTTCTGCTCCTGAAGAATTTcagtgacattataaatgtgtttgtcaTGTACATAACATtccattaacatttttaatgtgcgATGATCCTTTAGGGATGTTCATCCTTATAGGGATGTTCATTCTCAATCTGTCAGTGGTTTAGGCTGACATCAAGATCTTTCTTCCCATAAATAtttccattatttaaaaataaagatcgGGCCCTAATAAAGTCCTGTTTTAAACATTTGCCGTGCAAAGCAAATGTGATGCAGAACATTCAGTTATAGCGTAATGCACTGAAAATCATTTCGAAAACATTGTCTCATTTTACCTGTCATCCGGGGGAAATAATGGCTGCAGTCTCCATAGTTTACAGGCTGAGAGCTGTAGATATTGCAATAGTCAGCACTTGAATAAAAAGCATCTCTGTTCTTTACATTCATCGCCATCTTCCCTGCATCCTTTCAAGCTCTTTCTACTGCTCAACTTCTTCAAGCTAGACGTGCGCCGCATGCTTCAAACGTCCAACAGAGGGGTATTTTCAATCATATACGGTTTCCAAAACACTAGAAATACTAGGAAAAGTTGGATAAATGAGATAGGGGATTTTTGAATTATGCTAATACATATATTGGAAAACCGTATTCGTAATCACAACTACAATGGTCGGAAATATTGTGCAATTTATAGTAACGTCTCCCGCATCCTAGTTGGTACAGTCCATTTCCTATAGCTGTGAGAATCAGATTGACGATTCAGCACGCGCAATGAGAAGATGTTAAGTGCCTACTTGAGTTAGTGTACTTCATTACTTTTATCTATACAATTTAAGTACATTTGAACGagaaatttaattttattcaaggCTACTTTTTGCTCCATAAACATCCATTTAGATGTTCAAACTACAAAGTTAATAACTATTGCAATGATCAACAATAAACTGAGATTCaactttaaaattacttttacatATAATTGTGAAAACGTATTAAAGCtt
The genomic region above belongs to Carassius gibelio isolate Cgi1373 ecotype wild population from Czech Republic chromosome A11, carGib1.2-hapl.c, whole genome shotgun sequence and contains:
- the zmat3 gene encoding zinc finger matrin-type protein 3, whose product is MAMNVKNRDAFYSSADYCNIYSSQPVNYGDCSHYFPRMTGPDPVLKPPLSLLCHQPPQPFQAMTPIQNLSPPLMMMPPDPLRFPHCTPLAIKPPPHLQLPPNLPIPAPPVLSPKPPEEDGRAVGADQEATLEELCKPLYCKLCNVTLNSAQQAQAHYQGKNHSKKLRNFYAGSQQPPPIRIAEVVEPVSQQPSATPPTDSANATANQPVSKGASRVILATENDYCKLCDASFSSPAVAQAHYQGKNHAKRLRLAEAQQNATSLDLSNTQRRPRKEGYEYRLMKNRRVQNNTAMPGPYYNPRPRQRIPRDLAMCVTPSGQFYCSMCNSGASEEAEFRLHLESKQHKSRVSEQRYRSEMENLGYT